In the Pyrolobus fumarii 1A genome, one interval contains:
- a CDS encoding ATP-binding protein: protein MRIVGREVELRRLEELVEERGSRLVTVLVGPSGIGKSTLASSLRERLDPRAYLVVYLQLLEPVRDVRLLAGRLVSSLEGVGGLARRALVEAVASILREKMGVDLGRVAPPRTPLEVIGDALSAAVERCEREGVKLVLVIDEAQNLITGLGLHVWSFVKLLATLQEQHPYSFRALLVTSDYGLYETLYREAPGVDYLDTFYLGEMTRVDARSLAEALNAREHDELLDVVGGHPALIQEVLASSSPRAAYRRRLRAYKRAVLEALAAARRGEARDVLMRLVEGPMPLEEAYSLPPEHHSLLKHLTRLNVLQLGCGEYLGVYEWNRECGEVDTRVEVEEGVGECGGGGPCGALDSIAPANRVALAALASLTGAAGPTWLREAIGRGIPGA, encoded by the coding sequence TTGAGGATTGTTGGTAGGGAGGTTGAGCTGCGGAGGCTGGAGGAGCTTGTCGAAGAGAGGGGCTCGCGGCTCGTCACGGTGCTCGTGGGGCCCAGTGGCATCGGGAAGTCTACCCTGGCGTCTAGTCTCCGCGAGCGTCTAGACCCCCGGGCGTACCTGGTGGTATACCTCCAGCTTCTCGAGCCGGTGCGCGACGTTAGGCTGTTGGCTGGGAGGCTCGTGTCTAGCCTGGAGGGTGTCGGCGGCCTCGCTAGGAGGGCTCTTGTGGAGGCTGTGGCCTCGATCCTGCGCGAGAAGATGGGTGTCGATCTGGGTAGGGTGGCGCCCCCTAGGACGCCACTGGAGGTCATCGGTGACGCCCTGTCCGCCGCCGTCGAGAGGTGTGAGAGGGAGGGTGTGAAGCTCGTCCTCGTTATAGACGAGGCGCAGAACCTCATCACGGGCCTAGGGCTCCACGTGTGGAGCTTTGTGAAGCTGCTCGCCACGCTACAAGAGCAGCACCCTTACTCCTTCCGCGCCCTCCTGGTCACCAGCGACTACGGGCTATACGAGACGCTGTACCGGGAGGCCCCCGGCGTGGACTACCTCGACACCTTCTACCTCGGCGAGATGACGCGCGTCGACGCCAGGAGCCTAGCCGAGGCCCTCAACGCGAGGGAGCATGACGAGCTTCTAGACGTGGTTGGCGGGCACCCCGCGTTGATCCAGGAGGTGCTCGCGTCCAGCTCGCCTAGGGCGGCTTACCGCAGGAGGCTGAGAGCATACAAGCGCGCCGTGCTAGAGGCGCTGGCCGCTGCACGGCGGGGCGAGGCGCGGGACGTGCTCATGCGCCTCGTGGAGGGCCCCATGCCCCTCGAGGAGGCTTACTCGCTGCCACCCGAGCACCACTCGCTACTAAAACACCTGACCAGGCTGAACGTGCTCCAGCTGGGGTGTGGCGAGTACCTAGGGGTTTACGAGTGGAATAGGGAGTGTGGGGAGGTGGATACGAGGGTAGAGGTGGAGGAGGGGGTAGGGGAGTGCGGGGGCGGCGGGCCGTGCGGCGCGCTAGACAGCATCGCGCCAGCTAACCGCGTCGCGTTGGCGGCGCTCGCGTCCCTAACCGGCGCGGCGGGCCCCACGTGGCTACGCGAGGCGATCGGCAGGGGCATCCCAGGCGCCTAG
- a CDS encoding DEAD/DEAH box helicase, protein MKIGTGKAPTRLLLDRLARAIDECLENGGLVVGVLPTGYGKTSFVRHKLISRIAREGLRVAHVLPLRAIVSEAAVKAASAAKGLGASDVVGFQAGVLVKGVAKSPYLARDYMIVTVDSFALSFYGIPVYELMRSAWHSDVAYTLARSFNLLILDEYHLMVSGDGEAEDDEIDLLRKQAGVITSIVREYVGSGRCVAVFTATLPPSLLEAVLSNAGVKSNVWLVGYGDRQWKLYQRLLSVLGKIAVRLEEHIGFDRGFEAEHCGCIDTIVKRAEVVDSVVDLGALLDELKGRFESGAKSVFIAFNSWRRAYKTFSEWGSRLERELGCKPVLVTGKMSEEQRHDKLEKVEKLLKDGDRVCLFATQVVEAGVDLDFDILVSEAAPLPALIQRAGRVARHRKPSDINTIIIVYDDAEKLRIVNGIYDTDATRETLNLVVNVLGCRVFDGCRGCLDWRCGGVDGCETVWQLLGDLDSKVYSVKVKAAEPSTELEQLLRRLSTLAEPPRKIVKVLDEKLNGSFVRKSTLIPLLPPSDMVVDGREVSEREVEELLGRLVAVDSRFIRKYGERYLEHQDGSVKAVLVTLDEGRLRLRVRSDVSLYELAERPLYTMWRLAVYTDARLLLGFLLKRDVYDRENGLRVV, encoded by the coding sequence ATGAAGATAGGCACAGGCAAGGCTCCTACAAGACTCCTTCTCGATAGACTGGCGAGGGCTATCGACGAGTGTCTCGAGAATGGCGGGTTGGTTGTCGGGGTGCTACCAACGGGTTATGGCAAGACTAGCTTCGTCAGACACAAGCTTATCAGTAGGATAGCAAGGGAGGGTCTTCGAGTTGCTCACGTGCTTCCTTTGCGCGCTATAGTCTCTGAGGCTGCTGTGAAAGCTGCCTCCGCCGCCAAGGGTCTCGGGGCATCTGATGTTGTTGGCTTCCAGGCTGGTGTTCTTGTGAAGGGTGTCGCTAAGTCCCCCTACCTTGCCAGGGACTACATGATAGTGACGGTTGATAGCTTCGCGCTCTCGTTCTACGGGATTCCCGTCTATGAGCTTATGAGGAGCGCGTGGCACAGCGACGTTGCCTATACTCTCGCCAGGAGCTTCAACCTGCTCATACTCGACGAGTACCACTTGATGGTCTCTGGGGATGGTGAGGCAGAGGATGATGAAATCGATCTTCTCAGGAAGCAAGCTGGCGTAATCACCAGTATCGTCCGGGAGTATGTTGGAAGTGGAAGGTGTGTTGCTGTCTTCACTGCAACACTACCGCCAAGTCTACTTGAGGCTGTATTATCAAATGCCGGTGTAAAGTCCAACGTGTGGCTCGTAGGCTATGGTGATAGACAGTGGAAGCTCTACCAGAGGCTTCTCAGCGTGCTCGGCAAGATCGCAGTGAGACTCGAGGAGCATATCGGCTTCGATAGGGGGTTTGAAGCGGAACACTGCGGTTGCATTGATACTATAGTGAAGAGGGCTGAGGTTGTAGACTCTGTGGTTGATCTTGGGGCTCTTCTCGACGAGCTTAAGGGGAGGTTCGAGAGTGGCGCCAAGAGCGTGTTCATCGCGTTCAACTCGTGGAGGAGGGCTTACAAGACGTTCAGCGAGTGGGGCTCTAGGCTCGAGCGGGAGCTTGGCTGTAAACCCGTGCTTGTGACGGGGAAGATGAGTGAGGAGCAGCGTCACGATAAGCTCGAGAAGGTTGAGAAGCTGTTGAAGGATGGTGATAGAGTTTGTCTCTTCGCAACGCAGGTTGTCGAGGCTGGCGTCGACCTCGACTTCGACATTCTCGTCTCGGAGGCTGCGCCGCTGCCTGCTCTCATCCAGAGGGCTGGCAGAGTAGCGCGACACCGTAAACCGAGCGACATCAACACGATCATCATAGTCTATGACGATGCGGAGAAGTTGAGAATTGTAAATGGCATCTATGATACTGATGCAACGAGAGAGACCCTAAACTTGGTTGTGAATGTGCTAGGATGCAGGGTGTTTGATGGTTGTAGGGGCTGCCTTGACTGGAGGTGCGGCGGTGTAGATGGTTGCGAGACTGTATGGCAGCTTCTAGGAGACCTGGACTCTAAGGTGTACTCGGTGAAAGTTAAGGCTGCTGAGCCGTCAACTGAACTCGAGCAGTTGCTCAGGCGTTTATCAACCCTCGCTGAGCCTCCACGTAAGATCGTGAAGGTGCTTGACGAGAAGCTCAACGGAAGCTTCGTACGGAAGAGCACCCTGATACCTCTGCTACCCCCCAGTGATATGGTCGTGGATGGTAGGGAGGTCTCGGAGAGAGAGGTTGAAGAGCTGCTAGGCAGACTCGTTGCTGTCGACAGCAGGTTCATCCGGAAGTATGGTGAACGCTACCTGGAGCATCAGGATGGAAGCGTGAAAGCTGTGCTTGTCACGCTCGATGAGGGTAGACTTAGGCTTAGGGTTAGGAGTGATGTAAGCCTCTACGAGCTTGCCGAGAGACCCCTCTATACCATGTGGAGGCTCGCTGTCTACACTGATGCTAGGCTTCTCCTAGGCTTCCTCTTGAAGCGGGATGTGTATGACCGGGAGAATGGGCTTCGGGTGGTGTAG
- the cas2 gene encoding CRISPR-associated endonuclease Cas2 — protein MIVIVAYDISDDYKRDRAAKLLLSMGFQRIQRSLYAARGGREKARQVAAALKRIIDPVTDRVDIILVHDHTWETRIVIGEGANIPGAKPKPGVTLA, from the coding sequence GTGATAGTGATAGTCGCCTATGACATAAGCGACGACTACAAGAGGGATAGGGCTGCGAAGCTCCTACTCTCCATGGGCTTCCAGAGGATCCAGAGGAGCCTCTATGCGGCGAGGGGCGGGAGGGAGAAGGCGAGGCAGGTGGCGGCGGCGCTGAAGAGGATAATAGACCCGGTGACGGACCGGGTCGACATCATACTCGTCCACGACCATACGTGGGAGACGAGGATAGTGATAGGCGAGGGCGCCAACATACCCGGCGCGAAGCCCAAACCCGGAGTCACCCTAGCCTAG
- the cas5 gene encoding CRISPR-associated protein Cas5 produces the protein MVLRAAIAVYRVHWGLSSRAWFGSASQPSYLLPPPTTILGALAKTLHDLGLLGTREFIITSIGSGSILTSGAASIIKILGRRWWVSAAWLSPSIRTGILIRYFTGPYQSLKTRREDLPQKLAVHELFAPIKLGYTISPHGRVMVLVASEDGDIDALKTGLQHVSRLGGKESFVDPLAVFEAQLVEEHGVNEIVTPWLTLRECVGNVYGNYVAEKTPVPRDADELICSYSAEPCSKLNPSLTRFNVLREAIHPRYPGWVRVKINTDKCGVYRVESLNSVFPSKREPTIEYILVHTRIVIPRVRDHGKEAG, from the coding sequence TTGGTACTCCGAGCTGCTATTGCGGTATACCGCGTCCACTGGGGGTTGTCGAGCCGAGCGTGGTTCGGAAGCGCATCTCAACCTTCATACCTACTCCCCCCGCCAACCACAATTCTAGGGGCGCTAGCCAAGACCCTCCACGACCTCGGGTTGCTGGGTACACGCGAGTTCATAATTACGAGTATCGGCTCCGGGTCGATCTTAACTAGCGGCGCTGCATCCATAATAAAGATCCTCGGTAGGAGATGGTGGGTTTCGGCAGCCTGGCTCTCACCCTCCATTAGAACCGGTATACTCATACGCTACTTCACAGGCCCGTATCAGTCGCTCAAAACTAGGCGTGAAGACCTCCCGCAGAAACTCGCCGTCCACGAGCTCTTTGCGCCAATAAAGCTAGGGTACACGATTTCACCCCACGGTAGGGTAATGGTACTGGTTGCATCCGAAGACGGGGACATAGACGCGCTCAAGACGGGTCTGCAGCATGTCTCGCGGCTTGGCGGTAAAGAGTCGTTTGTCGATCCCCTGGCCGTGTTTGAGGCTCAACTTGTAGAGGAGCATGGTGTCAACGAGATTGTGACACCCTGGCTCACGTTGAGAGAATGCGTTGGAAATGTTTACGGAAACTATGTGGCCGAGAAGACGCCTGTACCACGCGACGCGGACGAGCTTATATGCAGCTACTCGGCTGAACCCTGCAGTAAGCTAAACCCAAGCTTAACCAGATTCAATGTGCTACGCGAAGCGATACACCCCAGATACCCGGGTTGGGTGCGCGTAAAAATCAACACGGATAAGTGTGGCGTGTATCGCGTTGAGAGTTTAAACTCTGTTTTTCCCTCTAAGCGTGAACCTACAATAGAGTATATACTCGTGCATACGCGTATAGTCATACCCAGGGTGCGGGACCATGGCAAAGAAGCGGGTTAA
- a CDS encoding CRISPR-associated endonuclease Cas3'' has protein sequence MWQDTYRGGGVSLYARFECVETSGGYKLVKEVLVEHLVGSAIAACALAKRLGVDQRFAMLAAAVHDIGKVLHNFLNKRRIEDTERRGCESKWRLSFRYHEVLSAAVYGYHMWFHGESSQDSAIVARAVLLHHQGLRGLETRVYLDGLAWISARVAGMKSGERGEFINNMRDVIVEVAESLSRCKVGVEELRPCCEVCKKVSRDVAEDLKHLADTLERVGIEPILEHASTLLPHWASVQEDKAVEARRVSGVLMLADNAVARMHCREESSTRLYPEEARWMIMRSVDIECRREGDTI, from the coding sequence ATGTGGCAGGACACGTACAGAGGTGGCGGTGTGAGCCTATACGCTAGATTCGAGTGTGTCGAGACGAGCGGTGGCTATAAGCTTGTTAAAGAGGTGCTTGTTGAACACCTGGTAGGCTCGGCTATAGCGGCGTGTGCCCTCGCGAAAAGGCTTGGCGTCGACCAACGTTTTGCCATGCTAGCGGCCGCTGTGCACGACATCGGCAAGGTGCTTCACAACTTCTTGAACAAGAGGAGGATCGAGGATACCGAGAGGAGGGGTTGTGAGTCGAAATGGAGGCTCTCGTTCAGATACCACGAGGTTCTCTCCGCGGCTGTCTATGGTTATCACATGTGGTTCCACGGGGAGAGTTCACAGGATAGCGCGATAGTCGCACGGGCTGTGTTGCTACATCATCAGGGTTTGAGGGGCCTCGAGACTAGAGTCTATCTCGACGGGCTTGCATGGATATCAGCTAGAGTCGCGGGCATGAAAAGTGGTGAGAGGGGCGAGTTCATCAACAACATGAGGGACGTTATAGTAGAGGTTGCTGAGAGCCTCTCGAGATGCAAGGTGGGTGTAGAAGAGCTTAGACCCTGCTGCGAAGTGTGCAAAAAGGTGTCAAGAGATGTAGCTGAGGACTTGAAACACTTGGCTGACACTCTTGAGCGGGTAGGCATCGAGCCTATACTCGAGCATGCCTCGACACTACTACCTCACTGGGCCTCAGTTCAGGAAGATAAAGCTGTGGAGGCTAGAAGGGTGTCGGGCGTGTTGATGCTAGCAGACAATGCTGTAGCAAGAATGCACTGCCGAGAGGAGTCCAGCACACGCTTATACCCGGAAGAGGCGCGGTGGATGATCATGAGGAGTGTTGACATAGAATGCCGTCGAGAGGGGGACACTATATGA
- a CDS encoding ATP-binding protein produces MVAVYVDRGYRTGLGTAFYDRLVELERLDKLVFSHRTVIVYGPRGVGKSELVRYWLRGLQERGRIAAVYVDARRLRGQHLVRALETRGLLVDKKNLAERLLEVLKDLDDRSTGLLQLTYHAIDVLIDVIREYASTRIILFIDEFHLLPRYMHKSDPASKYLDALDDLEALAGLLAKDPHYSNITIVLTVSEGFTATDLVLSKLHGYSTAWMLVEHLDVDHFRALYKEYVSLKSCGVDVDEVLGLVGGTPGYLPELCMLDRNTVVEERVPMWIAEVETGLSRARNVLSAEIFRRELEPREVIRLAYELINNDIAPLREPHLHALGQILTTYNIVYPVYPRGRDGIRYKPQYPVYRTVIELGYREGVETLLDLDPHRVYQEAVAKLHGHKP; encoded by the coding sequence ATGGTAGCGGTGTATGTTGATCGGGGTTACCGTACGGGGCTGGGCACAGCCTTCTACGATAGGCTCGTGGAGCTCGAGAGGCTGGATAAACTCGTCTTCTCTCATAGGACGGTTATAGTCTATGGGCCGCGTGGCGTCGGGAAGAGCGAGCTCGTACGGTACTGGCTCCGGGGGCTACAAGAGCGTGGCCGCATAGCAGCCGTGTACGTGGATGCGCGTCGGCTCCGGGGTCAGCATCTTGTCAGGGCGCTTGAGACGAGAGGTCTACTAGTCGATAAAAAGAATCTAGCCGAGCGGCTTCTGGAAGTTCTCAAAGACCTCGACGATAGGTCTACTGGGCTACTCCAGCTGACATACCATGCCATCGATGTACTCATAGACGTTATCCGCGAGTATGCCTCCACGCGGATAATCCTCTTTATAGACGAGTTCCACCTGCTGCCCCGCTACATGCATAAAAGCGACCCGGCGAGCAAGTACCTCGATGCTCTTGACGACCTGGAGGCTCTCGCAGGCCTACTAGCAAAGGATCCGCACTACTCGAACATCACTATAGTGTTAACTGTAAGCGAGGGTTTCACGGCTACAGACCTCGTCTTGTCAAAGCTCCACGGGTACTCCACGGCATGGATGCTAGTCGAGCATCTGGATGTCGATCATTTCAGGGCTCTCTACAAGGAGTATGTGAGCTTGAAAAGCTGCGGTGTAGATGTGGACGAGGTGCTGGGTCTTGTGGGCGGGACGCCTGGCTACCTGCCCGAGTTGTGCATGCTCGACAGAAACACAGTGGTGGAGGAACGTGTGCCAATGTGGATAGCGGAGGTTGAGACTGGGCTCAGCCGGGCTAGGAACGTGCTAAGCGCGGAGATCTTCCGCCGTGAGCTTGAGCCGCGAGAAGTGATAAGACTAGCCTACGAACTCATAAACAACGACATCGCGCCTCTCCGCGAGCCACACTTACACGCACTAGGCCAGATACTCACAACCTACAACATAGTTTATCCGGTGTACCCGCGGGGGCGCGACGGCATACGCTACAAGCCCCAATACCCAGTCTACCGTACGGTGATAGAGCTGGGATACCGGGAGGGTGTAGAGACTCTCCTCGATCTAGACCCGCACAGGGTATACCAGGAAGCCGTGGCCAAGCTGCATGGGCACAAACCCTGA
- a CDS encoding type II toxin-antitoxin system CcdA family antitoxin: protein MSVVISVRVPRRLKEELERLGINYSAAVREFLEELVRREKARRLRDEMERLRRSIGRVEGNLAAEFVREDRDAR from the coding sequence GTGAGTGTCGTCATTAGTGTGAGGGTGCCAAGGAGGCTTAAGGAGGAGCTGGAGAGGCTCGGTATAAACTACTCTGCGGCTGTTAGGGAGTTCCTAGAGGAGCTTGTCAGGAGGGAGAAGGCGCGTAGGCTTAGAGATGAGATGGAGAGGCTCCGGCGGAGTATAGGCCGGGTGGAGGGCAACCTTGCTGCCGAGTTTGTAAGGGAGGATAGGGATGCGCGCTAA
- the cas1 gene encoding CRISPR-associated endonuclease Cas1, translating into MVSARGARLRVHRGAIVVESVDGGGRSRSVVPIAEVDRIVIVTSQVSITSSAVRRLARLGIDILFLDARGNPVVTLTPPWVSRTSETRIAQYRAATDPSSRLAVAKSIVYGKMLNQAGFLRSLALERGEAWLRDEAERIEEYARRALGEDSVDRLRVLEAHAARRYWGALAALLPGDVGFQGRNHDSPDPMNTILNYLYALLYAWVHRYLVMYGLDPYVGFIHADRSGRPTLVYDFAELFRVSAVDRLAYKLLAGGWRPVRDPQTGLMDAETRSRLVAEYARWVRERVVRDGATGKSDTLERHMARHARLLAQAVRSGSMYAPFREAVR; encoded by the coding sequence GTGGTCTCCGCTAGGGGCGCCAGGCTGCGCGTGCACCGCGGGGCGATAGTGGTCGAGTCTGTGGATGGCGGGGGTAGGAGCCGGAGCGTCGTGCCTATCGCGGAGGTAGACCGCATCGTGATAGTCACGTCGCAGGTGAGTATTACGAGCTCGGCGGTGAGGAGGCTGGCGAGGCTCGGGATAGACATCCTGTTCCTAGACGCCCGTGGCAACCCGGTGGTTACCCTCACACCCCCGTGGGTGAGCAGGACGAGCGAGACGAGGATAGCCCAGTATAGGGCCGCTACGGACCCCTCCTCGAGGCTCGCGGTGGCCAAGAGCATAGTCTACGGGAAGATGCTCAACCAGGCTGGGTTCCTCCGGAGCCTGGCGCTCGAGAGGGGCGAGGCCTGGCTTCGAGACGAGGCCGAGAGGATCGAGGAGTACGCCAGGAGGGCTCTGGGCGAGGATAGCGTCGATAGGCTGCGTGTGCTGGAGGCGCACGCCGCGAGGAGGTACTGGGGTGCGCTCGCCGCCCTCCTGCCGGGCGACGTGGGGTTCCAGGGGAGGAACCACGACTCCCCAGACCCGATGAACACGATCCTCAACTACCTCTACGCGCTCCTCTACGCGTGGGTACACCGCTACCTCGTCATGTACGGGCTGGACCCCTACGTGGGCTTCATCCACGCGGATAGGAGCGGGCGCCCAACCCTAGTATACGACTTCGCGGAACTCTTCAGGGTCTCGGCAGTCGACCGCCTGGCCTACAAGCTGCTCGCGGGCGGATGGAGGCCGGTGAGAGACCCGCAAACCGGCCTCATGGATGCGGAGACGCGCTCGAGGCTGGTAGCGGAGTACGCGAGGTGGGTGAGGGAGAGGGTTGTGAGGGACGGGGCGACGGGCAAGAGCGACACCCTAGAGAGGCACATGGCGAGGCACGCTAGGCTCCTCGCGCAGGCGGTGCGCAGCGGCTCCATGTACGCGCCGTTCCGCGAGGCGGTGAGGTAG
- a CDS encoding CRISPR-associated protein Cas4 yields the protein MGVCCGVVGCFGRFGGGVVKEFVWCPVAAWLSVNLGVSPPVTPRMLEGVEGHSRVLEVLHGLGFGDARLLPPLASRRWPIVVAPDAYSPSRGALLEVKWVARIDSRLYRVQALLYGVVARENGLRVERVGLVDAHRGRVLWFELDWGSFSIVERLVERVLETVSRPLPPPVTQPPEKCLACRWRRWCPERSV from the coding sequence TTGGGTGTGTGTTGTGGTGTTGTTGGTTGTTTTGGTAGGTTTGGTGGTGGTGTTGTGAAGGAGTTTGTGTGGTGTCCGGTTGCTGCGTGGCTCTCTGTTAACCTGGGTGTGTCTCCTCCGGTGACGCCTCGTATGCTTGAGGGTGTTGAGGGTCACTCGAGGGTGTTGGAGGTTTTGCATGGCTTGGGTTTCGGGGATGCCAGGTTGCTCCCTCCTCTCGCTTCTCGCAGGTGGCCTATCGTCGTGGCTCCCGACGCGTATAGCCCGTCGCGGGGGGCTCTCCTCGAGGTGAAGTGGGTTGCTAGGATAGACTCTAGGCTGTATCGTGTGCAGGCGCTGCTGTACGGGGTTGTTGCGCGGGAGAATGGGCTGCGTGTGGAGCGCGTGGGGCTTGTCGATGCTCATCGCGGCCGGGTGTTGTGGTTTGAGCTGGACTGGGGGTCGTTCAGTATCGTCGAGAGGCTGGTGGAGAGAGTGTTGGAGACCGTGTCTAGGCCGCTGCCTCCGCCGGTCACCCAGCCGCCCGAGAAGTGCCTGGCGTGCAGGTGGAGGAGGTGGTGCCCCGAGAGGAGCGTCTAG
- the cas4a gene encoding type I-A CRISPR-associated protein Cas4/Csa1, protein MPALLAASSLARALRKLHLLRAADPVEERYRGWSWHSSPVKPRYFVGLGVSEVAYRYCPTRRDLWLRRVRGLRGQPTEAMLKGRIVHEAFRLAARDLSRLVLGEGKSTEDAVAELVGGARERASVILESAGIEGDGDGIAVFAARVYKKMVFAWAQWMEETGAPPWITEYEVDGGLLGLSRRLRVDALAPGLVVEVKYGRWSRDYPVALAGYAMALEASLEIPFDYGLVILVNGDGSRLTLEPVYIGNEERAEFLTARDEAAEIVVSQVDPGRPPRCPDQCPMRLVCAP, encoded by the coding sequence GTGCCTGCTCTGCTCGCGGCCTCGTCGCTCGCCCGAGCGCTCCGCAAGCTGCACCTACTGCGGGCTGCTGATCCCGTCGAGGAGCGGTACCGGGGGTGGAGCTGGCACAGTAGCCCGGTAAAGCCGAGGTACTTCGTGGGGCTCGGGGTGTCTGAGGTCGCGTACCGCTACTGCCCGACCCGGCGTGACCTCTGGCTCCGGAGGGTCCGCGGGCTCCGAGGGCAACCCACCGAGGCGATGCTCAAGGGGCGGATCGTCCACGAGGCTTTCAGGCTGGCTGCGCGTGACCTCTCTAGGCTCGTCCTGGGCGAGGGGAAGAGCACCGAGGACGCCGTGGCCGAGCTCGTGGGCGGCGCGCGTGAGAGGGCCTCCGTGATACTCGAGTCTGCCGGTATAGAGGGAGACGGTGACGGCATCGCCGTCTTCGCGGCGCGCGTGTACAAGAAGATGGTGTTCGCGTGGGCCCAGTGGATGGAGGAGACTGGGGCGCCGCCCTGGATAACAGAGTATGAGGTCGACGGGGGTCTGCTGGGGCTCTCCAGGAGGCTTCGGGTGGATGCACTGGCCCCCGGGCTTGTCGTCGAGGTGAAGTATGGGAGGTGGAGCCGCGACTACCCGGTGGCGCTCGCGGGCTACGCGATGGCCTTGGAGGCTAGCCTCGAGATACCCTTCGACTATGGCCTCGTCATACTCGTGAACGGCGATGGCTCTAGGTTGACCCTGGAGCCCGTCTACATCGGTAACGAGGAGCGAGCCGAGTTCCTCACTGCGCGCGACGAGGCTGCGGAGATCGTCGTGTCGCAGGTGGACCCTGGGAGGCCTCCTAGGTGCCCCGACCAGTGCCCGATGCGCCTCGTGTGCGCCCCGTAG
- a CDS encoding DeoR family transcriptional regulator — protein sequence MGHIEALLYVIQASPEGAIQHVIRHRHADTVIVAVPAPPTRAALLAYHEIRLVATRLGYQDAHLIQLPVANPPLATHEAYKAVRDYNAIHALINAPPAMAIPVYTALLLHALTNNARITITLATLDPQQPYTTLTLDPVTTIITGRGLASTRARIAHLLLQEGRTTPTRAAQHLNISKTTAEKHLRWLRNKQLANQAHGNIYTPTPWLKLHHEIHWKQAKSRKA from the coding sequence GTGGGACACATCGAGGCGCTACTCTACGTCATCCAGGCTAGCCCGGAGGGAGCCATACAACACGTGATCCGCCACCGCCACGCGGATACCGTGATAGTCGCGGTGCCAGCGCCGCCAACAAGAGCAGCACTACTAGCCTACCACGAGATACGCCTGGTGGCCACGAGGCTAGGCTACCAGGACGCACACCTCATACAACTGCCGGTGGCCAACCCCCCGCTAGCCACACACGAAGCTTACAAGGCGGTGAGAGACTACAACGCGATACACGCCCTGATAAACGCCCCGCCAGCCATGGCGATACCCGTCTACACCGCACTACTCCTACACGCCCTGACGAACAACGCGCGCATCACCATAACGCTGGCCACGCTAGACCCCCAACAACCCTACACGACACTAACACTAGATCCAGTCACTACCATAATCACCGGGAGAGGCCTAGCCTCAACAAGGGCGCGGATAGCCCACCTGCTCCTACAGGAGGGCAGAACAACACCAACAAGAGCAGCACAACACCTAAACATATCAAAGACAACCGCAGAGAAACACCTCCGCTGGCTCAGGAACAAACAACTAGCAAACCAGGCACACGGCAACATCTACACACCAACACCATGGCTAAAACTACACCACGAAATACACTGGAAACAAGCCAAGAGTCGAAAAGCATAA